GATTTCCAGGAATTGCTGCTTGCAGACCCCGAGGTTGTTGCTGCCCTCGGCGAAGATGGCATCAAGGAAAAATTCGACATGGGTTATCACACCAAACATGTCGACACGATCTTCAAACGGGTGTTCGGCGCCTAAACGGTAGCCCCATCTAACATGTGACAGCGCCCCGCCAAAATGGCGGGGCGTTTTTCATTTACGCACCCGCCACTGGGCAAATATTCGCCAGAGAGTACCGCAAGCTCCCTTATCCTGGGAATTCCCCTCCCCTGAGCTGGCAAATCAGGCTAGATTCCCACCATAACCCGTAATGAGGATCCCCAATGCGTGCCATCGTTCTTGCAACCGTGATGTCCCTGCCCGCGATGTCACTTTCCGGGGCAGCCTTTGCCGCTGGCGACAATACCTTCACGGCTCCGACCACCACGCAAACCACCAAGGAATGCACCGGAGCGCAGGTCTGGGACGAAAAAAAAGGCAAATGCGTAGACGCCAAGGATTCGGCGCTGGATGCCGATACGCTGTATGACGCGGTGCGTGAACTGGCCTATGCGGGCCGACTGAAAGACGCGCAAATGGTTCTGGCCGCGATGCCGGATCAAAGCGAAGGTCGGGTCCTGACCTACTGGGGCTTCACCGCCCGTAAGCTCGGCCAGCCAGATGAGGCCAACGCCTATTACCAGCGCGCCATTGCTACCGATCCCGACAACCTTCTGGCCCGCTCCTATATGGGACAAGGCTTTGTCGAGGAAGGAAAACTGGGGCTGGCCCTGGCACAGTGGAAGGAAATCCGTGCGCGTGGCGGCACTGGCAGCTGGCCTGAGGTCTCGCTCTACAAGGCGCTGCAGAGCGGACAAACCTCAAGCTATTGAGCTTTAGTCTTTCTTTACCGCTAATGGCCTATCTTGATCCCAACAGAAAGAGAATCTTTTTGGCAAGGGTCCTATAGATGCAAGACGACCAGATGTTGGCGCTCCCCATGGCGACAGGCGGTGATGGATTGGGAGATTTTTCGGCTCCGGCTCCGCTTGGTGGAATGGGGGGAGGAATGGATAACCCCATGGGTGGATCGCTCGGCGGCTCCGCTTCCCATCTGAGCGGCAAAGCAAAGGCGGCGATCGTCGTGCGCCTGCTGCTGAACGAAGGCGCCGACATCCCGATTGAAGAACTGCCCGATGAACTGCAGATGGAACTGACCCAGCAGATGGGGAAGATGCGCATCGTCGACCGCGAAACGCTCTATGCCGTTGCCAGCGAGTTTGCCGAAATGCTCGACAACGTTGGCCTGACCTTCCCCAACGGGCTGGCTGGCGCGCTGACCGCCATGGATGGCAAGATCAGCCGCCATACCGCCAGCCGCCTACGC
This genomic stretch from Phaeobacter gallaeciensis harbors:
- a CDS encoding tetratricopeptide repeat protein gives rise to the protein MRAIVLATVMSLPAMSLSGAAFAAGDNTFTAPTTTQTTKECTGAQVWDEKKGKCVDAKDSALDADTLYDAVRELAYAGRLKDAQMVLAAMPDQSEGRVLTYWGFTARKLGQPDEANAYYQRAIATDPDNLLARSYMGQGFVEEGKLGLALAQWKEIRARGGTGSWPEVSLYKALQSGQTSSY